One genomic region from Drosophila subpulchrella strain 33 F10 #4 breed RU33 chromosome 2R, RU_Dsub_v1.1 Primary Assembly, whole genome shotgun sequence encodes:
- the LOC119549112 gene encoding uncharacterized protein LOC119549112, whose translation MIPTSVTNSPPPAGLGQNGASASLGSATAAGGGMLSGLGISGGVSSGAGVGAGSGLGAQNNYSSVVLGLASLILEGRPIADDEYQQPQQQVGMVCTGSAGSGAAGGRLSPRPSTSRAAINITTNPYGSMGGSENRTGNGSGSAGSPSSSSLTHQRWTQKLCQLRQISPAAQTMSAEPELVSLAINDLNKDHGDYEIVRRVMLNRAGGMGGLVGSSGGGGGGGGGTNNSSAASSPGSNSSDNILHSLQSLATTCLRGGPALAPPPVEPRPLNLAFLWSGSGGSGGRGLGLGLGAAAAAAAAAGSTSNTPTTTTATATASSGASSSASRPKHGPHCDQFLRKMGLAKGEMPSEAEEHICDMSYVNMTCNRWRAYCMKMEAILARREPVCIEVYLGPVSHKLLLEQWIISGKEKVPPPTMTLPSLCSAIRSQLYFSQIVAWCDLLRKCDPSVYDSGRVIFSSCGNNAGDLATAYAPSGGQKRPRLNIFYRIKQHTAHSNSGHHQEDGFSAKANVHNFPNVNVSESYSISVSVRSLPRINGGLPHVEPVPPTPAPRSLRSCGGGDPASTPTGGGGLHAATPTGLGARISALTPTSTASGSNCDNGKPEMGQGLDELDGDSSLSHRERQLQKYRKRMQRRDKKRERKSTPERESNPQQTEEPMEEGEESPSQSQTPSEAQSLSLTLQQPRRIAMISTGTQTSLSSCQQCGSEKTLLCLSCTGGGGGRGAANGAGKAEDADDSDTTASEMEETSTCSLSSSDLIVGTPRNKAELLLQAIQRTPKNHNRNRKPHQTVEQAPLGTNSSNSSSSSCRNSDLNGGQNNNLVKVTPATSGCQVCKRQKTQHNFANGKDHKPTNGEHTSNGFASMHREAEKQKEVQIPSTELTPNIERCSLNPAERCKTPPPGVAEHIVVQFKTPLSQVPAKLQPDAMVPLQQQQQQLGKSSPKPSQLRLNCGSGLLESETPPPIVSPQMRKALPKVNLTTIFCSSAPIAIGCPAFSFDPATLSHAHSQLLAPDAGATPPVQKSFSAPTLPHAASLSVSPRFAKQALAAHKRRSRHLSDRSDRSSLGSDEQLSDEDLESGLCSPAGGSPLKCRARLAAHFAGRPLLGNLEESLLQRRLMPKVEVMGFKLQLGASGGFCPTQLTIPAVSYFYELHGETLSTPYLCEIRLPRKGYSVPRTGTVQATLLNPMGTVVRMFVIPYDMRDMPPLHRTFIRQRILAEELGQEQEQDAGPKMPRSPTVTSTTSKLGHFISAEQMKRLRYSIHLRFQTSRSGRLCLHTDIRLLISRRTDCDTAAAHAKGVLEAPNELVMDTMMPAEPRYSARQESASRI comes from the exons ATGATACCCACCAGCGTGACCAACTCGCCGCCGCCAGCGGGATTGGGCCAGAATGGAGCATCTGCCTCCTTGGGCTCGGCCACGGCGGCGGGCGGCGGGATGTTGTCCGGTCTGGGGATCTCTGGAGGCGTGTCATCGGGAGCAGGAGTGGGAGCAGGATCTGGATTGGGGGCTCAGAACAACTACAGCTCCGTGGTGCTGGGCCTGGCCTCGCTGATCCTCGAAGGCAGGCCTATTGCCGACGATGAGTAtcagcagccgcagcagcaggtGGGAATGGTCTGCACAGGATCAGCAGGATCTGGAGCAGCCGGGGGACGCCTCTCGCCACGGCCCTCCACATCCAGGGCAGCCATTAACATCACAACGAATCCCTACGGTTCGATGGGAGGATCGGAGAATAGAACTGGGAATGGAAGTGGATCCGCCGGTTCGCCCAGCAGTAGTTCCCTAACCCACCAGCGTTGGACGCAGAAGCTCTGCCAGCTGCGTCAGATCTCGCCGGCTGCCCAGACGATGAGTGCCGAACCGGAGTTGGTATCGCTGGCCATCAATGATCTCAACAAGGATCATGGCGACTACGAGATTGTGAGGCGAGTGATGCTCAATCGTGCTGGTGGAATGGGTGGTCTGGTTGGCAGTTCCGGTGGAggtggcggtggtggtggtggaacCAACAACTCCAGTGCCGCCAGCTCACCGGGCTCCAATTCATCGGATAACATTCTCCACTCGCTGCAATCGTTGGCCACCACATGTTTGAGAGGTGGACCAGCCTTGGCACCGCCACCTGTTGAGCCGCGACCTCTGAATCTGGCCTTTCTCTGGTCAGGATCGGGTGGTTCTGGTGGCcggggattgggattgggattgggagcagctgcagcagcagcagcagcagcagggagCACTAGCAAcacaccaacaacaacaacggcaacTGCCACTGCCAGCAGCGGAGCAAGTAGCTCCGCATCGCGGCCCAAGCATGGGCCGCACTGTGATCAGTTCCTCAGGAAGATGGGTCTGGCCAAGGGCGAGATGCCATCGGAGGCTGAGGAGCACATCTGTGATATGTCCTACGTGAATATGACC TGCAATCGTTGGCGGGCGTACTGCATGAAGATGGAGGCCATCCTGGCCAGACGCGAACCCGTTTGCATCGAGGTTTACCTGGGTCCCGTGAGCCACAAGCTCTTGCTGGAGCAGTGGATCATCAGCGGCAAGGAGAA AGTTCCTCCACCCACCATGACGTTGCCCTCGCTTTGCAGCGCCATCAGGAGTCAGTTGTACTTCTCGCAGATCGTGGCCTGGTGCGATCTCCTCCGCAAATGCGATCCATCGGTGTACGACAGTGGTCGCGTCATCTTCTCCAGCTGCGGCAACAACGCCGGGGATTTGGCCACAGCCTATGCACCTAGTGGTGGCCAGAAGAGACCTCGTCTCAACATCTTCTACAGGATCAAGCAGCACACCGCCCACAGCAATAgtgggcaccaccaggaggaTGGCTTCAGTGCCAAGGCCAATGTGCACAATTTTCCCAACGTCAATGTATCCGAGAGCTATAGCATCTCGGTGAGTGTGCGTAGTTTGCCCAGGATTAATGGTGGCTTGCCGCATGTGGAGCCTGTGCCTCCTACACCGGCACCACGAAGCCTAAGATCCTGCGGAGGTGGTGATCCCGCCAGCACGCCCACCGGAGGCGGGGGACTTCATGCCGCCACGCCGACTGGCCTGGGAGCCCGGATAAGTGCACTCACCCCAACGTCAACGGCCAGCGGTTCCAACTGTGATAATGGAAAACCCGAAATGGGACAGGGACTGGACGAACTCGATGGGGATTCGAGTTTGAGCCACCGGGAGAGACAGCTGCAGAAGTATCGCAAGCGAATGCAGCGCAGGGACAAGAAAAGGGAGAGGAAATCCACACCGGAAAGGGAAAGCAATCCACAACAAACCGAGGAGCCCATGGAGGAGGGCGAGGAGTCGCCATCGCAGTCTCAGACGCCATCAGAAGCGCAATCCCTATCCCTGACCTTGCAGCAACCCAGGCGCATAGCCATGATCTCCACGGGCACGCAGACTTCCCTGAGCAGCTGTCAGCAGTGTGGCAGTGAGAAGACTCTACTTTGTCTCAGCTGCAcgggcggaggaggaggaagaggGGCGGCCAATGGAGCAGGAAAAGCAGAGGATGCCGATGATAGCGATACAACAGCCTCCGAAATGGAGGAGACCTCCACTTGCAGCCTCAGTAGCAGCGATCTCATCGTGGGCACACCACGCAACAAGGCGGAGCTCCTGCTCCAGGCCATTCAGCGCACGCCAAAGAACCACAATCGAAATCGAAAGCCACATCAGACGGTGGAACAGGCTCCCCTGGGCACCAACTCCTCcaactcctcctcctcctcctgccgCAACTCAGATCTCAATGGAGGGCAGAACAACAATCTGGTTAAAGTGACGCCCGCCACAAGTGGCTGCCAGGTGTGCAAACGCCAGAAGACGCAGCACAATTTTGCGAATGGAAAGGATCATAAACCCACCAATGGAGAGCACACGAGCAATGGCTTTGCCAGCATGCACAGGGAGGCAGAGAAGCAAAAGGAAGTTCAG ATACCCTCCACCGAGCTGACGCCCAACATCGAACGCTGTTCACTGAATCCCGCAGAGCGCTGCAAGACGCCTCCTCCAGGAGTAGCCGAGCACATAGTAGTGCAGTTCAAGACGCCGCTGAGCCAAGTGCCGGCCAAGCTTCAACCGGATGCGATGGTGccactgcagcagcagcagcagcagctgggaAAATCCTCACCAAAGCCCAGTCAGCTTAGGTTGAATTGTGGCTCTGGTTTGCTGGAGAGCGAAACGCCGCCACCCATTGTTTCGCCACAGATGCGCAAGGCCCTGCCCAAGGTGAACCTGACGACGATCTTCTGCAGCTCGGCTCCCATTGCCATTGGTTGTCCCGCCTTCAGTTTCGATCCGGCTACCCTGAGTCACGCCCATTCGCAGCTGCTGGCTCCAGATGCAGGCGCCACTCCGCCCGTGCAGAAATCCTTCTCTGCCCCCACATTGCCACATGCGGCTTCTCTGTCCGTTTCGCCACGATTTGCCAAACAGGCGCTGGCCGCCCACAAGCGGCGTTCTCGCCATTTGAGCGATCGCAGTGATCGTAGTTCTTTGGGCTCCGATGAGCAGTTGTCGGATGAGGATCTGGAGTCTGGACTCTGCAGTCCAGCGGGTGGATCGCCCTTGAAGTGTCGCGCCAGATTGGCGGCTCATTTTGCCGGGCGGCCACTGCTGGGAAACCTGGAGGAGTCTCTGCTCCAAAGGAGGCTCATGCCCAAGGTTGAGGTGATGGGCTTCAAGCTGCAGTTGGGCGCCTCGGGGGGCTTCTGTCCCACCCAGTTGACCATCCCGGCTGTGTCCTACTTCTACGAGCTGCATGGCGAGACGCTAAGCACGCCATACTTg TGCGAAATTCGTCTGCCGCGCAAGGGTTACTCGGTGCCGAGGACGGGCACGGTGCAGGCCACGCTGCTGAATCCCATGGGCACGGTGGTGCGGATGTTTGTGATACCCTACGATATGCGGGACATGCCGCCGCTGCATCGCACCTTCATCAGGCAGCGCATACTGGCCGAGGAGCTGggccaggagcaggagcaggatgCCGGACCAAAGATGCCAAGGAGCCCAACGGTGACCAGCACGACCAGCAAACTGGGGCACTTCATCAGCGCCGAGCAAATGAAGCGGCTGCGCTACTCCATACACCTGAG GTTCCAGACATCTCGCTCCGGACGACTGTGCCTGCACACGGACATCCGACTGCTGATCTCACGCCGCACCGATTGCGATACGGCGGCCGCCCATGCCAAGGGCGTCTTGGAGGCACCCAACGAGCTGGTCATGGACACCATGATGCCCGCCGAGCCGCGCTACAGTGCGCGACAGGAGAGCGCCAGCCGGATTTAG